From a region of the Microbacterium sp. nov. GSS16 genome:
- a CDS encoding LacI family DNA-binding transcriptional regulator produces the protein MTRADVARYAGVSTAVVSYVLNDGPKAVAPLTRERVLDAVRVLGYRPNAAARALSMGSADMFGLLVHDNRSPFFAELCHALDQASADNGRSLLIVNSDREQVPTSEQIRDLVSRQIGGLIIADVLTAREQSLVEALGIPTVVIGQFGETDGLHSVGVDFAVGARAATAHLIGHGYRDIAFVGSAARYDERERGWRDALSAAGLPLGPLVHVPFTHQGGYDAAIQLIRAPHRPRAVLAASDQIAIGMLAAFGQHGVRVPHDIAIVSFDGTVAADFVWPRLTTAVQPLEEMAHAAVNILLKSGNQRRHHEFTTELRVRESCGCTVA, from the coding sequence GTGACCCGGGCCGACGTCGCCCGTTATGCCGGCGTCAGCACGGCCGTCGTCAGCTACGTGCTCAACGATGGGCCGAAGGCCGTGGCGCCCCTCACCCGGGAACGGGTGCTCGATGCGGTGCGGGTGCTGGGCTATCGGCCCAATGCCGCCGCTCGAGCGCTGTCGATGGGTTCGGCTGATATGTTCGGCCTGCTCGTGCACGACAATCGCAGCCCGTTCTTCGCCGAGCTCTGCCATGCCCTCGATCAGGCCAGCGCCGACAACGGGCGATCGCTCCTGATCGTGAACTCCGACCGCGAGCAGGTGCCCACCTCGGAGCAGATCCGCGATCTCGTCTCACGCCAGATCGGTGGCCTGATCATCGCCGACGTGCTGACCGCGCGCGAGCAGTCGCTGGTCGAAGCCCTCGGCATCCCCACCGTGGTGATCGGCCAGTTCGGCGAGACGGACGGCCTGCACAGCGTCGGCGTCGACTTCGCCGTCGGCGCGCGCGCCGCGACCGCGCACCTCATCGGACACGGCTACCGCGACATCGCGTTCGTGGGAAGCGCTGCGCGATACGACGAGCGCGAACGAGGCTGGCGCGATGCGCTGAGCGCCGCCGGCCTGCCGCTCGGGCCACTCGTGCACGTGCCGTTCACCCACCAGGGCGGCTACGACGCGGCGATTCAGCTGATCAGGGCTCCTCACCGGCCACGGGCGGTGCTCGCGGCATCCGACCAGATCGCGATCGGCATGCTCGCCGCCTTCGGCCAGCACGGCGTGCGAGTGCCGCACGACATCGCCATCGTGTCGTTCGACGGCACGGTCGCCGCCGACTTCGTGTGGCCGCGCCTCACGACCGCGGTGCAGCCGCTGGAGGAGATGGCGCATGCGGCGGTGAACATCCTGCTCAAGTCAGGAAACCAGCGCCGCCACCACGAGTTCACCACCGAGCTGCGGGTGCGCGAGTCGTGCGGGTGCACCGTCGCCTGA
- a CDS encoding DNA-3-methyladenine glycosylase: MTIDRRDLLGLPVEVAPRLLGAQLRTVVDGVETALRITEVEAYHGRGTGDVPDPGSHARMGPTARNATMWGRPGHLYVYLSHGIHSCINVVCGPEGTAGGVLLRAGEVVDGADAAAHRRGVSPPLSRIALRDLARGPGRLGQALGLRHALHDGIDFVTSEEQNGAIAQLSWGEPVADVSAGPRVGVAGLAGTMAFPWRFWITGDPTVSPFRWGRGAREAAKQG, translated from the coding sequence ATGACGATCGACCGTCGAGATCTGCTCGGACTGCCGGTCGAGGTCGCTCCGCGCCTGCTCGGAGCCCAGCTGCGCACGGTCGTCGACGGCGTCGAGACAGCTCTGCGCATCACCGAGGTCGAGGCGTACCACGGACGCGGCACCGGAGACGTGCCCGACCCCGGCTCGCACGCGCGCATGGGGCCGACCGCACGCAACGCCACGATGTGGGGCCGGCCGGGGCACCTCTACGTGTACCTGAGCCACGGCATCCACTCGTGCATCAACGTCGTCTGCGGGCCGGAGGGAACGGCGGGAGGAGTGCTGCTTCGCGCAGGTGAGGTGGTCGACGGAGCGGATGCCGCGGCGCACCGTCGCGGGGTCTCGCCGCCGCTCTCGCGCATCGCGCTGCGCGACCTCGCGCGCGGGCCGGGGCGGCTCGGGCAGGCGCTCGGCCTGCGGCACGCGCTGCACGACGGGATCGACTTCGTCACGAGCGAGGAGCAGAACGGAGCGATCGCGCAGCTGAGCTGGGGTGAGCCGGTGGCGGATGTCTCGGCCGGGCCACGCGTGGGTGTCGCCGGTCTCGCCGGCACCATGGCGTTCCCCTGGCGGTTCTGGATCACCGGCGACCCGACCGTGTCGCCGTTCCGCTGGGGGCGCGGCGCTCGGGAAGCCGCCAAGCAGGGCTGA
- a CDS encoding metal ABC transporter permease, with translation MRPLLEWGDVFSFQDYGELLVLLSNSLIAGAVLGVVGGLIGVFVMQRDLAFAVHGVSELSFAGAAAALLFGGSVVMGSLGGALVAAVLIGVLGARARDRNSIVGVLMPFGLGLGILFLSLVEGRTANRFGLLTGQIVSVSNPDLGWLIGISAVVLIGLLLMWNPLRFDSLDAESAAARGVPVRAVSLIFMVLLGLIVAVSVHIIGALLVMALLVTPAAAAMRLSSGPVAVPLLAALFGFTAAVGGILLALAGTLPVSPYITTISFLIYAGCWTLQRVRSRVRRGARG, from the coding sequence ATGAGGCCGCTGCTCGAGTGGGGTGACGTCTTCTCGTTCCAGGACTACGGCGAGCTGCTCGTCCTGCTGTCGAACTCGCTGATCGCGGGCGCCGTGCTGGGCGTGGTCGGCGGCCTGATCGGCGTCTTCGTCATGCAGCGCGACCTCGCCTTCGCGGTGCACGGGGTGAGCGAGCTGTCGTTCGCCGGCGCCGCCGCCGCCCTGCTGTTCGGCGGCAGTGTCGTCATGGGGTCGTTGGGCGGGGCGCTGGTGGCCGCCGTCCTCATCGGCGTGCTCGGCGCGAGAGCTCGTGACCGCAATTCGATCGTGGGCGTGCTGATGCCGTTCGGGCTGGGCCTGGGCATCCTGTTCCTCTCGCTCGTGGAGGGACGCACCGCGAACCGCTTCGGTCTGCTCACCGGCCAGATCGTGTCGGTCTCGAACCCCGACCTCGGCTGGCTTATCGGCATCTCGGCGGTCGTTCTGATCGGACTGCTGCTGATGTGGAATCCGCTGCGCTTCGACTCGCTCGACGCCGAATCGGCCGCCGCTCGCGGCGTGCCCGTGCGCGCGGTCAGTCTCATCTTCATGGTGCTGCTCGGGCTGATCGTCGCGGTCAGCGTGCACATCATCGGCGCCCTGCTCGTGATGGCGCTGCTGGTCACCCCGGCGGCCGCGGCGATGCGCCTGTCGAGCGGACCCGTCGCGGTGCCGCTGCTCGCGGCGCTGTTCGGCTTCACGGCCGCAGTGGGGGGCATCCTGCTCGCGCTCGCCGGGACGCTTCCGGTCAGTCCCTACATCACCACGATCTCGTTCCTGATCTATGCCGGATGCTGGACCCTGCAGCGGGTGCGGTCGAGGGTGCGTCGCGGGGCGCGCGGATGA
- a CDS encoding metal ABC transporter solute-binding protein, Zn/Mn family produces MHSSRFVLAVALSAASALALTGCSAPAETSDDGALQVVASTNVYGQLAAELGGDRVEVTSLIDSAAKDPHGYEATARDRLAVQKADLVIANGGGYDAFMDELIDGSDAVVITAAEFSHDYPDAVVDDHGDADHADEHEGHSHIEGFNEHVWFDVHTVSHVAEQIAADLAELDPAGKADYSAAAETLAGELEAIEGELDELHAKLEGTPVFITEPLPGALAAAAGLDDVAPEGFASAVEEGNEVAPAILLESLSLVEDGGVRAVLANAQTGGTETSRIEDAARGAGIPVITFHELLSADQSYAEWMRSAISDLAAALDG; encoded by the coding sequence ATGCACTCCTCACGCTTCGTCCTCGCAGTCGCCCTGTCCGCCGCATCCGCCCTCGCCCTGACCGGATGCTCGGCGCCGGCGGAGACGAGCGATGACGGCGCGCTGCAGGTCGTCGCCTCGACCAACGTCTACGGTCAGCTCGCGGCCGAGCTCGGCGGAGACCGCGTCGAGGTGACCAGCCTGATCGACTCGGCCGCGAAGGATCCGCACGGCTACGAGGCCACCGCCCGCGATCGCCTCGCCGTGCAGAAGGCCGACCTCGTCATCGCGAACGGCGGCGGCTACGACGCTTTCATGGACGAGCTGATCGACGGATCGGATGCCGTCGTGATCACTGCGGCGGAGTTCTCGCACGACTACCCGGACGCCGTGGTCGACGACCACGGCGACGCCGACCACGCCGACGAGCACGAGGGCCACTCGCACATCGAGGGCTTCAACGAGCACGTCTGGTTCGACGTGCACACGGTCTCGCACGTCGCCGAGCAGATCGCGGCCGATCTCGCCGAGCTCGACCCGGCGGGCAAGGCGGATTACTCGGCCGCCGCCGAGACGCTGGCCGGCGAACTCGAGGCGATCGAGGGTGAACTCGACGAGCTGCACGCGAAGCTCGAGGGCACGCCGGTATTCATCACCGAGCCGCTGCCCGGCGCGCTGGCCGCCGCGGCCGGTCTCGACGACGTCGCCCCCGAGGGGTTCGCCTCGGCGGTGGAAGAGGGCAACGAGGTCGCCCCCGCGATCCTGCTCGAGTCGCTGTCATTGGTCGAAGACGGCGGAGTGCGCGCGGTGCTCGCCAACGCGCAGACCGGCGGCACCGAGACGAGCCGCATCGAAGACGCCGCGCGCGGTGCGGGCATCCCCGTGATCACCTTCCATGAGCTGCTCAGCGCCGACCAGTCGTACGCTGAGTGGATGCGCTCTGCGATCTCCGACCTCGCCGCCGCACTCGACGGATGA
- the rpmG gene encoding 50S ribosomal protein L33 yields MAKKAQDIRPIIKLRSTAGTGYTYVTKKNRRNTPDRLVLKKYDPVVRKHVEFREER; encoded by the coding sequence ATGGCCAAGAAGGCTCAGGACATCCGTCCGATCATCAAGCTGCGCTCGACGGCGGGCACCGGTTACACCTACGTGACCAAGAAGAACCGCCGCAACACCCCGGACCGTCTCGTGCTGAAGAAGTACGACCCGGTCGTTCGCAAGCACGTCGAATTCCGCGAGGAGCGTTAA
- a CDS encoding Gfo/Idh/MocA family protein, whose translation MAFSMGLVGAGQFAGQFATLFHHHPGISAVHVTDVVPARATELVASAGLAGTFESFEDMIASPAIDSIAIFTQRWMHGPLVVAALRAGKHVYSAVPMAITVDEIGAIIDAVRETGLTYMMGETSFYNPATVYARQKLASGEFGQLFYGEGDYIHDMDLGFYEAYQYSGGEGWKSTASYPPLLYPTHSIGGVLGAWPTHAVAVSAIGVTDRRGDGVFEREVSQFDNDFSNATALFEVAGGGSMRINEFRRVGYPTHLRESRFRWFGTEGSFEQLARTTVWQTRQGIEDISHLIDTDASASIDDPALSGIAPALREAFVSGYAAIHEQERARIPAELQKLPNGHEGSHHFLVDDFVRAVTHQTLPPVNAWQAARFTLPGVMAHESARRGGERLMIPDMGQPNAR comes from the coding sequence ATGGCGTTCAGCATGGGGCTCGTCGGCGCGGGCCAGTTCGCAGGTCAGTTCGCCACCCTCTTCCACCACCATCCCGGGATCTCGGCCGTCCACGTCACAGACGTCGTGCCGGCCCGTGCGACCGAGCTGGTGGCATCCGCCGGCCTCGCCGGCACCTTCGAGAGCTTCGAGGACATGATCGCGTCGCCCGCGATCGACTCGATCGCGATCTTCACGCAGCGGTGGATGCACGGACCGCTCGTCGTCGCGGCGCTGCGCGCCGGCAAGCACGTCTACTCGGCCGTGCCCATGGCTATCACCGTCGACGAGATCGGCGCGATCATCGACGCCGTCCGCGAGACGGGCCTCACCTACATGATGGGCGAGACGAGCTTCTACAACCCGGCCACGGTCTACGCCAGGCAGAAGCTCGCCTCCGGCGAATTCGGGCAGCTCTTCTACGGCGAGGGCGACTACATCCACGACATGGATCTGGGCTTCTACGAGGCGTACCAGTACTCCGGCGGCGAGGGCTGGAAGAGCACGGCGAGCTATCCGCCTCTGCTGTACCCGACGCATTCGATCGGGGGCGTGCTGGGCGCGTGGCCCACCCACGCCGTCGCGGTCTCGGCGATCGGGGTGACCGACCGGCGCGGTGACGGGGTCTTCGAGCGCGAGGTCAGTCAGTTCGACAACGACTTCTCCAACGCCACCGCCCTGTTCGAGGTCGCAGGCGGCGGCTCGATGCGGATCAACGAGTTCCGCCGCGTGGGCTACCCCACGCATCTGCGCGAATCGCGCTTCCGCTGGTTCGGGACCGAGGGGTCGTTCGAGCAGCTGGCCCGCACGACGGTGTGGCAGACCCGCCAGGGCATCGAAGACATCTCGCATCTCATCGACACCGACGCCTCGGCATCCATCGACGACCCCGCGCTGTCGGGCATCGCGCCGGCGCTGCGCGAGGCCTTCGTCTCGGGGTACGCGGCCATCCACGAGCAGGAGCGCGCCCGCATCCCCGCTGAGCTGCAGAAGCTGCCCAACGGTCACGAGGGCAGCCACCACTTCCTCGTCGACGACTTCGTGCGCGCGGTGACCCATCAGACGCTGCCGCCGGTGAACGCGTGGCAGGCGGCGCGCTTCACGCTTCCGGGCGTGATGGCGCACGAGTCCGCACGTCGGGGCGGCGAGCGGCTTATGATTCCCGATATGGGACAACCGAATGCACGCTGA
- a CDS encoding TIGR03943 family putative permease subunit: MAESANARRDLWRAVATRWLGVGLAVVISVVTLVLALTGRLTLYISPETVWFAAAAAVVTLVLAVWSCTLPLGAEGEHDHAHTAPDDHAHTAPDADAHTAPDADAHTAPDARGDRRRRMQTVAAVSGGVIGSAVVLAGLVLPPASLSAQLALSRAGESPTLFAGADDVALGVADTTSFGVGDWSIAFANSTRPEKYDGAAVTLTGFVTPAEDGDVNLTRMVISHCVIDAQPASVPVSGGGLDGDYETGQWVEVTGTVRAGADGELSIESATVKRIDEPKDPYEY; encoded by the coding sequence TTGGCTGAGAGCGCGAACGCCCGACGCGACCTCTGGCGCGCCGTGGCGACCCGCTGGCTCGGGGTGGGCCTCGCCGTAGTCATCTCGGTGGTCACGCTGGTGCTGGCACTGACCGGTCGCCTCACCCTGTACATCAGCCCCGAAACGGTCTGGTTCGCTGCGGCGGCGGCCGTGGTCACGCTCGTCCTCGCCGTCTGGTCATGCACCCTCCCGCTCGGCGCGGAGGGCGAGCACGACCACGCGCACACCGCGCCGGATGACCACGCGCACACCGCGCCGGATGCCGACGCGCACACTGCGCCGGATGCCGACGCGCACACTGCGCCGGATGCCCGGGGGGATCGTCGACGCCGGATGCAGACCGTCGCCGCCGTGAGCGGCGGGGTGATCGGCTCTGCTGTCGTGCTCGCAGGGCTCGTGCTGCCGCCGGCATCGCTCTCGGCGCAGCTCGCGCTGTCGCGTGCCGGGGAGTCGCCCACGCTGTTCGCCGGCGCCGACGACGTCGCGCTCGGCGTCGCCGACACCACGAGCTTCGGGGTCGGCGACTGGTCGATCGCGTTCGCCAACTCCACCCGGCCCGAGAAGTACGACGGTGCGGCGGTCACCCTCACCGGATTCGTCACCCCCGCCGAGGACGGCGACGTGAACCTCACCCGCATGGTGATCTCGCACTGCGTGATCGATGCGCAGCCGGCATCCGTCCCCGTGAGCGGCGGCGGGCTCGACGGCGATTACGAGACCGGACAGTGGGTCGAGGTCACCGGCACCGTCCGCGCCGGAGCCGACGGCGAGCTGAGCATCGAGTCGGCGACGGTGAAGCGGATCGACGAGCCGAAGGACCCGTATGAGTACTGA
- a CDS encoding HU family DNA-binding protein: protein MADKSITKTELVASIASATGESQATVSRVLDSLFTTVSDAVAKGSKVSIPGWIAFEQVDTAARTGRNPQTGAEIKIPAGKRVKVTAGSKLKAAVK, encoded by the coding sequence ATGGCTGACAAGTCCATCACCAAGACCGAGCTCGTCGCGAGCATCGCTTCCGCCACCGGCGAGAGCCAGGCCACCGTCTCGCGCGTGCTCGACTCGCTGTTCACCACCGTCTCGGACGCCGTTGCCAAGGGCAGCAAGGTCTCGATCCCGGGCTGGATCGCGTTCGAGCAGGTCGACACCGCCGCTCGCACCGGCCGCAACCCGCAGACCGGCGCCGAGATCAAGATCCCGGCCGGCAAGCGCGTCAAGGTCACCGCTGGCTCCAAGCTGAAGGCAGCCGTCAAGTAA
- a CDS encoding permease has translation MTSTAPPTVPHAHRQQPSRVPTGRAVAVGAGIVAVLVLIDLFAPALFPETLPARAQDGLTLALSVLIEALPWVILGVVLSIVVQVWLPSDAVQRWLPRNPWARRGVLSLLGMFIPVCECGNVPFARGLMMRGLAPAEAMTFLIAAPIVNPIVILTTHAAFGWDGGILVARLLGGFVIANLIGWIFSLRRDQQALLTERFVDTCAHVAHEPGSPARRSLVQFLIELRAVMPALVIGSALAGAVQVLVPRDVLLAIGSNPVLSILAMVALAMTVAICSNVDAFFALSFASTFSSGAIIAFLIVGPLVDVKMLALLRTTFTARVLTAVVGVVVLSACVIGIGVNVFG, from the coding sequence GTGACATCCACCGCCCCGCCGACGGTGCCGCACGCGCACCGGCAGCAGCCTTCCCGGGTGCCGACGGGCAGGGCCGTCGCGGTCGGCGCGGGTATCGTCGCCGTGCTGGTGCTCATCGACCTGTTCGCACCCGCGCTCTTCCCCGAGACGCTGCCCGCCCGTGCTCAGGACGGCCTGACCCTCGCGCTCAGCGTGCTGATCGAGGCGCTGCCCTGGGTGATCCTCGGCGTCGTGCTGTCGATCGTCGTGCAGGTCTGGCTGCCGTCAGACGCCGTGCAGCGCTGGCTGCCGCGCAACCCGTGGGCGCGGCGGGGCGTACTGTCGCTGCTGGGCATGTTCATCCCGGTCTGCGAGTGCGGCAACGTGCCCTTCGCCCGAGGGCTGATGATGCGCGGCCTCGCGCCGGCCGAGGCGATGACCTTCCTCATCGCCGCTCCCATCGTGAACCCCATCGTGATCCTCACCACCCACGCCGCGTTCGGCTGGGACGGCGGGATCCTCGTCGCGCGTCTGCTCGGCGGCTTCGTCATCGCGAACCTCATCGGATGGATCTTCAGCCTGCGCCGCGATCAGCAGGCGCTGCTCACCGAGCGATTCGTCGACACCTGCGCGCACGTGGCGCACGAACCGGGCAGTCCCGCACGCCGCAGCCTCGTGCAGTTCCTCATCGAGCTGCGTGCCGTGATGCCGGCTCTCGTCATCGGCTCCGCTCTCGCCGGGGCCGTGCAGGTGCTCGTGCCGCGAGACGTGCTGCTGGCGATCGGGTCGAATCCCGTGCTGTCGATCCTCGCCATGGTCGCGCTCGCGATGACCGTCGCGATCTGCTCGAACGTCGACGCCTTCTTCGCCCTGTCGTTCGCCTCGACCTTCTCGTCGGGTGCGATCATCGCGTTCCTCATCGTCGGACCGCTGGTCGATGTGAAGATGCTCGCGCTGCTGCGCACCACCTTCACCGCCCGCGTACTGACCGCCGTCGTCGGCGTGGTCGTGCTGTCGGCCTGCGTGATCGGGATCGGGGTGAACGTCTTTGGCTGA
- a CDS encoding metal ABC transporter ATP-binding protein, giving the protein MSGAPSSVLEIRGAALHRSRRELWSGLDLDVAPGEFLAVLGPSGSGKTTLLRSILGLQPLSAGSIRVGGRPARRGNRRIGYVPQQRPLPPDTSMRARDLVALGVNGTRFGLPIPRRGDRARVDALLEGVGAAHYAERPVGLLSGGEQQRLRVGQALADDPALLLCDEPLSGLDLANQRGITDIIDRQRRQGAGVLFVTHDVNPILGLVDRILYIAGGRFVLGTPDEVLQSRVLTDLYGTAVFVLRAGDRLVVVGAPDAEGTHAHEHSEDGDAHRGAHA; this is encoded by the coding sequence ATGAGCGGCGCTCCATCCAGCGTGCTCGAGATCCGCGGTGCCGCGCTGCATCGCTCCCGCCGCGAGCTGTGGTCGGGACTCGATCTCGACGTCGCGCCGGGGGAGTTCCTCGCCGTGCTCGGGCCGTCCGGATCGGGCAAGACGACTCTGCTGCGCAGCATCCTGGGCCTGCAGCCGCTCTCAGCCGGCAGCATCCGGGTCGGCGGGCGGCCCGCTCGGCGCGGTAACCGCCGCATCGGCTACGTGCCGCAGCAGCGACCGCTGCCGCCCGACACGAGCATGCGCGCGCGAGACCTCGTCGCGCTCGGCGTGAACGGCACCCGTTTCGGCCTGCCCATCCCGCGCCGCGGCGATCGCGCGCGCGTCGACGCGCTGCTCGAGGGAGTGGGCGCGGCGCACTACGCCGAGCGGCCGGTCGGACTGCTCTCGGGCGGCGAGCAGCAGCGACTGCGGGTCGGCCAGGCTCTCGCCGACGATCCCGCGCTGCTCCTGTGCGACGAGCCGCTGTCGGGTCTCGACCTGGCCAACCAGCGCGGCATCACCGACATCATCGATCGTCAGCGACGACAGGGCGCAGGAGTGCTGTTCGTCACCCACGACGTCAACCCGATCCTGGGGCTCGTCGACCGCATCCTCTACATCGCCGGCGGCAGGTTCGTGCTCGGCACTCCCGACGAGGTGCTGCAGAGCCGAGTGCTCACCGATCTGTACGGCACGGCGGTGTTCGTGCTGCGCGCCGGCGACCGGCTGGTGGTGGTCGGTGCGCCGGATGCCGAGGGCACGCACGCGCACGAGCACTCCGAAGACGGCGACGCGCACCGGGGAGCGCACGCATGA
- the rpsN gene encoding 30S ribosomal protein S14, whose amino-acid sequence MAKKSKIARNEQRKVIVERYAERRAELKKTLVDPNATDEAREAARVGLQKLPRNASPIRVRSRDAIDGRPRGVLTKFGISRVRFRDMAHRGELPGITKSSW is encoded by the coding sequence ATGGCGAAGAAGAGCAAGATCGCTCGCAACGAGCAGCGCAAGGTCATCGTCGAGCGCTACGCCGAGCGTCGCGCCGAGCTGAAGAAGACCCTGGTCGACCCGAACGCCACCGACGAGGCCCGCGAGGCCGCACGCGTCGGCCTGCAGAAGCTGCCGCGCAACGCGTCGCCGATCCGCGTCCGCTCGCGCGACGCCATCGACGGCCGCCCCCGTGGCGTGCTCACGAAGTTCGGCATCTCGCGTGTCCGCTTCCGTGACATGGCTCACCGCGGCGAGCTGCCCGGCATCACCAAGTCGAGCTGGTAA
- a CDS encoding Fur family transcriptional regulator — protein MAQRNTWQRERVRDALADARGFVSAQSLHAELRLANTGIGLATVYRALAGLAASGEADSLQSPEGEALYRACSTEGHHHHLICRSCGLTVEIEAKDVEQWAQRTASLHGFRDAEHVVDIFGLCAGCANRQNAASEAAQ, from the coding sequence ATGGCTCAGCGGAACACCTGGCAGCGCGAACGCGTGCGCGATGCGCTCGCCGACGCGCGCGGCTTCGTGAGCGCGCAGTCGCTGCACGCCGAGCTGCGCCTGGCGAACACCGGAATCGGTCTCGCCACGGTGTACCGCGCGCTGGCCGGCCTCGCCGCCTCGGGTGAGGCGGACTCGCTGCAGAGCCCCGAGGGTGAGGCGCTGTACCGGGCCTGCTCGACCGAGGGTCACCACCACCACCTCATCTGCCGATCGTGCGGTCTGACGGTCGAGATCGAGGCGAAGGATGTCGAGCAGTGGGCTCAGCGCACGGCATCCCTGCACGGGTTCCGCGACGCCGAGCACGTCGTCGACATCTTCGGTCTCTGCGCCGGCTGCGCCAACAGGCAGAACGCCGCTTCCGAGGCAGCGCAGTGA
- the rpmB gene encoding 50S ribosomal protein L28 translates to MAAVCQVTGAVPGFGHNISHSHRRTKRRFDPNVQKKTYYVPSLGRKVTLNVSAKGIKVIDARGIEKVVADLKAKGVKL, encoded by the coding sequence ATGGCAGCAGTGTGCCAGGTGACCGGTGCTGTTCCCGGCTTCGGTCACAACATCTCGCACTCGCACCGCCGGACGAAGCGTCGCTTCGACCCGAACGTGCAGAAGAAGACCTACTACGTGCCGTCGCTCGGTCGTAAGGTCACCCTGAACGTGTCCGCCAAGGGCATCAAGGTGATCGACGCTCGCGGTATCGAGAAGGTCGTCGCGGACCTCAAGGCGAAGGGTGTGAAGCTCTAA